Below is a window of Flammeovirga kamogawensis DNA.
AAAATTATTAAACAATAATATGGAGAGTTGGGACAAGTCAGGTATACCCATTCAATTACATAATCGTTGTATTATTGCCTCTTTTCAAGTTGATTTAACTACACCACTTTTAAAGCTATTCCGGCAAGAGTTATTAGATTTTGTAGTTAAAAATAGTACCATTAAAGGAGTTATTTTAGATTTATCAGGCCTTGAAATTATTGATATTAGTGATTTTAATGCGATAAGAGATACGATAAAAATGATAAAACTGACTGGGTTTACAACTGTAATCTCTGGTCTTAGACCTGCTGTAGTTTCTTCCTTAATTGTATTAGATGCAGATATTGACGGCCTCAATGCCGCACTTAGTTTGGATGAAGCTATTGAGTTATTATTATCAAATAATAGGATAAATGAAAATTAGTATACAATCTGAAAACGATATACATTATGCTCAGGTAGAGTGTACTGATTTTGCCAAAACACTTGGGTTTGAAGAATTAGATGCCATGAAAATATCTATTCTTGTATCTGAGCTTGCTCAAAATATTATTAAATATGCCTCTAAAGGATTTATTGTTTATTCAAAAGAGACAAGACATCATAAAACAGGAATAATGATAGAAGCAATTGACAAAGGTCCTTCTATACCAAATATTGAACAGGCATTAGGCGATAACTTTTCTACTGGAGGTACACTCGGTTTAGGGCTACCCGGTATTAAAAGAATGTCTGATATATTAGAAATCAACTCAACCCCAGAAACAGGTACTCATATAAAAGTAATATATTGGATAAAATAGTAAACATAGATATTGGAGGGTATACAAGGCCTATTACTGGTGAAAAACGTAATGGAGATGTAATCTATATACTAAAAAATCCTAGGTACATTTTTTTTGCAATTATAGATGGCATTGGTCATGGTGATGTAGCTAATGC
It encodes the following:
- a CDS encoding STAS domain-containing protein, which gives rise to MESWDKSGIPIQLHNRCIIASFQVDLTTPLLKLFRQELLDFVVKNSTIKGVILDLSGLEIIDISDFNAIRDTIKMIKLTGFTTVISGLRPAVVSSLIVLDADIDGLNAALSLDEAIELLLSNNRINEN
- a CDS encoding ATP-binding protein, with translation MKISIQSENDIHYAQVECTDFAKTLGFEELDAMKISILVSELAQNIIKYASKGFIVYSKETRHHKTGIMIEAIDKGPSIPNIEQALGDNFSTGGTLGLGLPGIKRMSDILEINSTPETGTHIKVIYWIK